From the Drechmeria coniospora strain ARSEF 6962 chromosome 02, whole genome shotgun sequence genome, the window AATTGCCTCCTCCTAGTAATCCCTACTAACCTGCACATCCGGATGCTCCATCATGTCAGCATGGTACCTACCTCGGCAGTACCTATGGTAGTACCTACGGTAGtccctagtacctacctataggCATCTAGTACCGAGCACTCGACTGCTAGGTACGTGTAGTTCAAACTTACACCTGCCTGCTAGCATGTGTCCCAGTTCTCCGTcctgtgcttgcttgcatgcGACGAGGTGTAGTGTAGCGCCTGCACACAcctccgtaccgtaccgtgCTGTAGACGACCTGCTACGCTGCCGTACCCCGTCCTCCTGCTCCGTCGCTGCGCGGCCACCACCCCCGCCAACCACGACACACTTCCTGCTACCCACACCCACGCACACCACGCTCACTCACCACACTCCACGCTCACCACACACCACCactcgctgccgccggctCGCTGCCCTGGCccagacgtcgacggcgggtccccccccctccccccccccaaagtCGCTCCGCCACGGCTCACTAAGAGCCAGCGGCAGGGGTCATGTCATGCTGCGCTTTCCTTCCGTCACCCCGGCCGCAGACGCATCCGCACGCATCGGCCAGCTGCCCGCGATGATGGGTCCAGGCCCCCAGTGAGTGCCGGGCATCACCTCGTTCGCTGCCCTTCTTCTACCCTCCACGCCCCTCGCCCGAGCCAAGGTCGCAATCCCTCGCGATCTCTTCATCATCCTCCCCAACACCTGTGCTCCCTTGTCCACGCTTGTTCGCAAGAGGGCAGattcgtcggcgaggactgTCTCACGATTGCTTACCCTTCTCGCTACCCAAGctacctcctcctcctcctacCTTgacctcccctcctcctcctcctcctactcctgcttctcctcctcctcctcctccacttATACGCTTCGccccttggcctcgacccCTTGGCCGCCGATTCTTAAAGAGCCGGCGTCAGCGCAGTCCCCGAGCGGCCTCTCTTGGATTCATTCTGCTTCGTTGCGTCTTCGACTCTCTCTCACTCTCTTCGTTCCTTTCAACGTCGTCGAATCGACCTTGGCTTCCTTCCTCGttccatcatcatcgtcgctcCTTCAACAACCCAGACTCTCGTTTACGTCACCTtcctgccgccgcctgctACCAGTGGCAACACGACCATTACCTTACCCTACGCAATTGCTACCCGAAGCAACcgacaccgtcgccgccactTGCCTTgcttcgacgtcgacaatACGTGCACGTGCCCTCCATCGGCAGCTGCGTTGACGGCACTCGCCACCGCAGAGTCCGtaacggcaacgacgacgacggcaccgacgacggcaccaacGACGACTGCCAATTCACCCACTGCCATCCCGAAATCATGGGCTCCTTTGCGCAAACCCAATGGCCGGCCTGGGCGTACGCGGGGCTCGAGGACCCCTTCTCGCCATTCCAGCAGCctcagccgcagccgccgccccAGCAGTACTCGGCCTACCCGCCCTACCTCGCCGAGTCGATAGACGGCTACCAGGCCCATCCCAACCGCCCCCTCGTCCACCACCagctgtcgaggacgaccgAGTCGAAGCCTCGTCTCTCCaaggaggaggtcgaggttCTCGAGGCCGAATTCCAGAAGAACCACAAGCCGAGCAGCAGTACGAAAAAGGCTCTCGCCGAGTCCATGCGAGTCGACAACGCTCGCATCAACGTACGTACTCTCGCGCCCCCCCTCTGTGTTGTACTTGGTCAACCCCCTCCTCCCACCCTCTCCACCCCCCAACCCCCCAACCGCCGCCAATCGTCTCGTGCGTCTCGTGCTCGCCCCGTCTCGTGctctccccccctctctTTGCCTCTCTCGCGGCTGCTAACCCCCGGCCAGAATTGGTTCCAGAACCGCCGCGCGAGGGAGAAGAAGGAAAACAACATTCGCGAGTACGAAGCGAAGCAGCGGCTGGAAAAGGaaaaggccgaggccgacccGGCGTGCCGGACCGACGATGCCCGCCAGCGTGACCTTGTCGCCTCCAGCGCGCCCTTCCCCGAGCCTCGGAGCGCCGTCAAGGTcgaagccgaggcggccCTGTCCCCGTCAGTCGTCgcctcccccctctcctccgtccAGGACACGGCCTCCGACGGCTCCCCCCTGCCCGTCCACCTCCCCGCCGTCCACGGCAGCTTCAGCAGCTCGGACGCCTCCTCCACCGTCGACTCGGACCACGACAACGAcgtctcgtccgcctcgctcGACCTCTCGGAGCCCGCCGACTACCTCCTCCGAACCCACACCGACTGCGTCGGCGCTTCGGTCCGGCCCGAGGAGCTCAAGTCGCCCGAGGAGCTCTACAGCAGCTACCGAAGCTTCATGGAGGAAGCcttttcctcgtcggcccccGCGCCCCACCAGTCGcccctggccgacgaggccgcgcccaagtcccctcctcctcatcctcagTCCAGCGACATCGCCGCCCGACGAAACCGCCGACCTCCCCCCCTCGCCATCGCTGGCGGCCGCAGCTACTCGTCCTACATGCCCAGGACGCGCACGGCAACCGACTTCGACCGGAAGCTGGACCGTGCCAGCCCCATGCGTcgcgtcgcctcggccaccggAGCCTCGGTTCGCGTCAAAAAgaccatctcgacgccgaggagcccCCATTTCGACGCCGCCTTCACCGCCCGGGACTCGCCCagcaccgtcggcaccgccgccaccggagcgccgccgacgcccgacaCGCCCATCAACTTCCACCAgtcggccctcgtcgacgaggcggtgcCCTTTTCCATCGACGCCAAGTacatggcggccgagatggcccTCCAGGACCCGACGCTGCGTacgccgcccacgacgccCGGCTTCATGGACGGCCTCTTCCACATGGGCTCCGCCTACGGCATGCCCATTTCGGAGGAGACGCTGATCGCGCCCCGCGTCGGCGACCTTCCCGCCGCCACCTTCCACCCGTCGcccatggccgacggcgtccaggCCTTTGTCGGCGACGCGCCCTGCCAGACGCCTTCCTCCCTCCTACCCGTGCAGATGGGCTCCTCCTACTTCAACTTCTTGGGAAACACCGGCTACGACTGGTCCGAGGCGTCCGTCTCGACCGGATCGTCCCCCGTGTCTCAATCGAGGCACGGCGACGGGTACAtggtcgtggccgccgcgagattcgacgccctcgagTGACGAGGGCGCTCCCCGAACGAGCGACGAACCACCGTTTTGCATATATCATGCCGCCGCGTCCGCACGCCACGTGGAAGCATACTTTTGTACATTTTCCTCCTTTCCGCGGCACACGCTGCCACGCACCTGGCAAGCACGCACCGCCGTGCACGAATCCTCAGGCCGTGCCGTGCCTTTCCCACCGCCCCGCCGTTCGCCACCCACCTaccgacgcggccgcctgAGAGGGGCCCGAGGCCGCGTGTGACCGTACCTCGACGAGAAATTCTGTATCTAAATGTCCTGTACCTAGTTCGGAAGCCGAGGGGAGACCTGCCTCCTTTTTTCCAtcctttttctttttcaTCGTTTGGCGCTATGGGGAGCATGCAAGGGATGAAATACCCCCAGGCCGTTGGCATGGGCCAAAAATCCGGCGTCTTGTCGCCCGGAATGAATTACTTTTGTAGTTAGTCGAATCAGAGGACGGCCCGTCCGTGGCATCGTCGTGAAAAGACCAATCTGATGAtgctttttttttctcgTTAGCCATCCGCACTGCCGGCCGGCTCGTTCGTGAGCCTGCCGTGCGTGGTGGGTGCGTGGACTAGAGCTGCCGTTGGCTCGCTCGCCATTCGACGGTGAACCGTGCCGCCGAATCGAGTTGGTTCCGCAACGTCGTCACGGGTGGGAGTCACTGTCCCCGTGAGGCGGCATCTCgcagaagaagaaaaaaatCCTTGCCAGACATACGTTCCGGTTGGTACCTGGTCGGGGCATGAGCCGTGAACTGATGCAAGCATGAATGCTGCTGTAGGCGCTGCAAAGGCCGTGGTCGGATGGTGGTGGGAGTCACTGTCCGTTGGGGCGTGTTCCCCGCCGTGCGCTGTAAATTGAAGCCCGAGTATTGGCCTTGGTGCTATTCCTGGGTGCTGTACGGCCTACGCCGCACTGAGTTAGTGCGTCGGTACAGTGGTTGGCGGGTCCTGGAAACTCAATCGAACCGTATCTTCGTCCCCTTCGCCGCTCACCGTTCCTTAGCACGAACCACACCACGGCATTCAACTTTCGTCGCACCTCCAAAGCCGACCCTCCGTCTCTCGTCCATGGTGACTCGTGCCTATTGTTCCTCGCTTCCGACAGCACGGTCGGATACCGTTCACGAGCCATGTTGGCCTGCTAATTCCCTCCCACCACAATGTCCTCCTCCGCGGCGCGTGATGGAGACGCGTCGCGTCCACGCTCCGGCATCTTGACGCCGTCCTCCGGTGCCAGCCTGAACCGCCGTCGTGATGGCCGCAGCGTCTCCCCCGAGGGATGGAAGCCACGGCGCGCCGATGCGGCCGCCATGGACCATCTGCTGAAGCCTTTGATCGCTGTCAAGGTTGGTCACGCACCGGCTTCGTCTGCCCGTCCCGCTAACCTGCCGCTCGCAGCCGCACCCGCCCAAGCTGCACGTCCAACCGCGCATCTTGCAGCCTCTGATGCTTGTGCCGCGCGAGCATCTTCCCCTGGCCTTCTTCgacttcgccgccgccgacggtgagtGGCCGCAGTCTCGTTTCTACGAATCCCACGTCAAGATTCTGGATCTCGAGCGTCGCGTCGGTTCCTCGCCTAGCCTTCTGCTCGCTCGCCACGACGCCAAAGGCATCGTCTACGCCCTCGAAAGACAGGAGAATGGTCTCTACGTGCTGTGCAGGCTGGGACCGTgggtcgacctcgaggctcTGGCGACCAAGGCCACCGCGCTCTCGCATGAAAGACTCCGGCCGGCTAGGCAGGCGAGAAATGAGCTcgagacggtgacggcaaTCACGACGCCCCGAATCCACAAGGAGCAGAAGAAAAAGAGAGCGGCCATAGAGGCCATCCAATCTCTCGTGAGGAAACGACCAAAGCCTCAGTCTGCGTCGCAACCCGACCATGCCGTCCAGCCCCAAAGCCAActgccgacgccggacaCGACCAAGTGGGAGGAGCAACAGTTGGCCGCGCTATCgagcacgccgtcgagggaccCGTTGGAAGATGTCGCCCCTCCCACGACGCAGCAGACGGCGGACAGCATTGTTGAAAATATCCGTACCCAGTATTTTGAGGCCCTCTATCGGTCCATGGTACGTTCTCGTCTCGGCGGGCCCCCAAACACTCGAGCTCACCGTCCTTTAGGGGTCGTTGGCCTACTTTGCCAAGGGTCCGCTCTCTCGAGCAAGATCGGCTTTCCACTTGGACCTGGAGTCCAATTTGGACATGACAGACCTCGTAGACTTCCTCAAGAGTTTGGTTCTCACCACGGTCCAGATCGACAAAAAGTATCGAGACACGATCCCCGGTGTCATAGCAAAGATGACGAGCCACGTCGACACCTCGGACGAGGGTGCCAGGCGAAAGAGGAAGCCAAAGAAGATGAGACTCGGCAAGGATGGTCTCTACCCCCTCGAGGATGCGACCATCTGCAATTGGTGGACGGCGAACAAGCCAGCGCTCGACAATGACCAGGCCGGCCTTTCGACGTCGCAAGTCAAGTCGCGCATTTCTCGACTGCGAACAAGAGAGACGCAGCTTCAGATGATCATCATTCTCGAAATCCTCGCCTTGGAACCGTTGACATCTGCCGGCGACACTTGCGAGAGCAGTTTGCCTCCGTTACCGGGCGCCCTATCCCCAGAACAAGCTCACCAGATGGCGCCTCCTCCCAAGAAGCGCAGCAAGCACAATCTCCCCGTATTGGTCGACGTACACGCCGACCGCCTCACCATCTGGCAGTCGACCGCCTCGGACGAGCAGCTCTCACTGGAAGATTCTCAGGCAGCTCAGCCGCCTTTCGACGGCCAGGTGACGCAGAAGGCCTCGTCCGAGCCGTTGAAGGATTTCTGCGTCGATGTCATCGTGCCCTTGTCGGTTGAACCACCCCCCGTCCACACTCTCCCTTCTAACTGGTGCTAGCTTCTCTGCTCGCTTGCCGGAACTGTGCTCCTCGATCAACCGGAAACTCGGAGGCCCCGTCATTGCCTCTCCGCTCAACTCGAGGGCGACCAAACGTGGTTCGGGTGCTCGAGACCAACAGCCGAAGCCGGGTTCGGTGACGAAGcgaccgacgccgtcgaaCAGCAACCCCAGGAGAACCCTGCAACGAGCATTGTCTACCGACCAACAGCACCGGAGAAGCGTCTCGCGGGGCCCCAGCAACGTCATTGCGCTTATGCGATCTGCGACGTCCACGTCGGTTCCAGCTGTCAAGCGAGAGGGTAGCGAGCCTGCCTCGATAAAATCTCTGCCAAAAGGAGAAGCCAGCTCATCAAGGCAAAGGCAGCCAACTCTTTTCCGTACCTCGACCATGACTAGCTTGCAGGATGCAAAGGCGAGCAAGGAGGCTttggtcgaggccgagttgAAGGATGCAATATCGGCGCTGAGGAAGCCGAACCGCGGCGTGGTAGGTAAGGCCATGGCGGAGGCGGACGAAcgccgagccgtcgccggcttATTTGTGAAGAGTGAGTCTCGAAGAGCCGACATCAGCTGCAGACGGCCACTGACAGGCCGATCAGAAGCAAGAAAGCAGCCTCGAGCCTCATCCAGTTCCGTTGTGAAGGCGACACCTGCCAACAACCGCTTCCGGGATGTTTTGGCAGAGAAGCATGAACCTGACGAGGAAGCGATGTCGCACGATGGGATGGAAGAGATGATTCCCCCTTCTAGTGTTTGCAACTTGGTGCCATCGACGAGTTCACGAACCGGCCATTGGAACGCCTTCCTCGGCAGTACCCCCCCTGCACTTGAGCTGGTCGGAGGCACGCCCATCCGGCCGTCGACCCAGCCGAGCTTTATTCGGCGACCTCCCGTCGCGGAACCGGCAatgtcgccctcgtctccgctCATGGACAGGAGGATGGTGGGAGGAGACAGCCTCTCCATTCCCGGAAGCGCCGAGAAACTGCGAGCTCGGCAGAGCGCTGCGAGGTGGCAGCAGCAAGAGCACATCCTCGCAACGCCGGTCAAACGGCCAGCGTCGCGACCGGAGCCGATGGATGGCCCGGCGAATGGGCCATCACAGCACACGGGATCGATATATCAACAACTTGGATGGGACGATGACTTTGACGACTTGTAATGAAATGACCTCAGCGAGTTATGTGATCAATGCGGCAGAGTCTTTGGCTTGGGCGAGGAAGGACGTGCGACTGGAGCAAGTGCAATAGCATGAATGGCAGCATGAATGGCAGCATGAATTGCGTCAGCATCGTCGTTGGGAGTGCTTTCATTGCATGGACAAGCTGGTTTCTAcacagcacaagcacgatGCATCATTGCGAAATAAACAATCAACATGCCTTCAAATCAAAGCTAAGCAGTCGCTGGCTCCACCACCACAATCGGAAGATCTTTGATGTCGACGTGTTCCTGGGAGCCCAAATCCATGACTCggatggcctcgatgccAACAACTCCTTCGTGCAGCGCAAGGAActgcagctcgacgacgtggcaGGCTCCTGGCGCCAGCGGGCCAACCCTCGTGTCGGAGCTGAGGCAGATGACATCGGTGGAAGTGACGACTGAGTTCTTCTGCATGGCGTGCAGCACGTTCTCATCCACGGCTGCGTCTGCCACTTCCTTTTCACCGCGGCGCCtggaggccgtcgacggcggccgtaCGTGCCTGACGTCGTTGCGCCGACGCCTGGGGATGGCGATGAGAGCGAGCTTCCGAGGTGGCTGGGTGGCCTTCTCGTTTGAGCGGTTGACGACGTAGACGGACCAGGAGAAGACTTCGCCCGGACGGATGGGTTCGGACGGGCCGGTGAAGCACATGGTGATGCCAAGGTCAGGCAGCGATGCCTCGGTTTGGTTGCTGGATGCTTCGAGTGCCGGTAGGGCGTCGGGCTGCGTGACGGATGGCGACTTGAGAGGCGTCATCCCCCCGCCGTTGCCAATGGTGAGCTGCGAGGGGCGACGGGAGCGACTTATGCCCGTGTCGGTGGATGTGCTAAAGTTGGGGTTGACGGGCGTCGAGAAGTCGAGAATGGCACTCCAGTTCAAGGAGAGGCGCGGGACGCAGGTGCCTGGAACGACGTGcaccgaggcggcgatggaaaTGTCCAGGTTCCCCATCTGCAGTCGCGGGTTGACGCCGAATTCGTGTCGCTTGATGAGGTAGACAAATGTGACGTGATCATGGGAGACGCAACGCAAGGGCAATCTCatggccgcgtcgtcgctcAAGCTCTCGACCGAGGCGTCTGGGGCGAACAGCTTGACGTCATCAAGCGAAACCTCACAGTCGAAGTGGGAGCCAAAATCTAGATCCAAAAGTGCGACAATGGCAGAGCTGGGGGGCGAGGTGTTTGGCTTTGAGAATCGTATCCTCGCATGAAGGACGGGGAAGATGGGCAGGGTCAGCTGCCCCAGCGCTCGGAGGTGGGTCATGAGGTCCTGCTGCGTCGCCACGGGCGCGACGCGGGACACCCGCACGGCGGAAAGCCGTGGCTTTACACCCTCGAGCGCAGGATCGCCGGAAAAGGATTCGAGGAGGTTGAAGCTGGCGGGGAGGCCGCTCCGGAGGTAGCCAGCGCGCTGCGACCTCAGCTCTCGGGCGACCTCCGGCCTCACGCTCGCTGATGCGGAGAAGACGATGGAAGGGTTGTGCGGCCGCAGGCGTGGACGGGCCAGAAACACCGGAACCTTCCACACAGCGTATATGTTCTGGGTGGCGCCCTGATCCGGATCGCTGCCGTCTTCGCCAGCGATGATATGGGGGTTGTCCACATCCTTGACGCGTCCCGTAAATATCGTTTCCGCCGCGGGGGGTGTCTCTCGGCCAGGCACAATGCCGTTCACAACCTGGGCCTCCAAGGAGACGACGAGCCTGCTGATCTGAGCCCTGAGTTCTTCCTTTTCTAGCCACGGTATTTTGAGAACGAGGAGAATGTTGGCCGTCTCATCTGGACAGGGGGAGCATTAGTACTGTCCCGATGACGGGTCGGCCAGTCAGGAGGGGTCGGCAGACTCACCAAAGAAGAGAGCATCTCGCTGCTCTATGGAATCTAGTACGGACGCATCCTTCTCGCAACCTTTCAGTGCCTGGTCCAAGTCCAAGTCCGTTTCTTTGGGAACGAGGTAGCTCAGGTACGATTTGTCGGCGAAGAGCGAGCTGGGGTCTTGGGTCAGGCTGCCGCGGGTGAGGTCTTCGGCTTTGACGGCGTCCCGGTCCGACATCTTGTCATCCGGGAATGTAGTACCGTAAGGCCTCCGTCACGGTTGCCGTTGTGTTGTTTTCCACCCATTGGACTAGGAGTGTCGTTCGTTGGTTCACTGAGAAGGTAGgaggagtactgtagttcgGGTATTCGTTACGTTACCTTTAGAGGTTTAGTGGTGCCAGGCAGGCTGGCACAGATCGATGCTAGTGCCAGGTATTAATTACACTACTTACATACTTATTAtcggcacaagtacggagtaagtacggagtacttacagaccaagtattattatgTGAAGCTACGTGTACTTAGTGAAAAGTACTATACATGtagctgtaggtgtacatctactccgtacagtattactccgtacagtaagcagCAAGCTGGCAGTTCCACTTATTTGTTCAAGCACCTGTACATTTTCATTTAAGTACAATGTACAGAGGATATGCCCACGTTCTCCGTGCTGtaggtattaattacttaaCTACTTACATctaagtatgtacggagtacatattACGTATACTCCtccagtacaagtacgcctacaagtacgcTGCGTTCTGCCTGTGGTAACCACACCTCTACGCTAATAGTAATTAACCACTAGTgctctgtacaagtactgtacacaaaTATTCTGGCATTCCGCGCTAGTAATATTAAATAAATACAGTATCTATGATAGGTCAAAGGCACAGcactactactattactgcacaagtgcagtgcaagtacggagtattacaagtacttaaggactgctacggagtaagtactacagtaatattagtactaataatactccgtaaagCGACAAGTgaccaagtacacctataGCCAGCTCCTCTTCCGCAGCCTCGTCACGCAGTCAATCTTTttttcctcctccacctccccATCGCACCATCTTCCCCATCTTCCCACCAGTCTGCGGTTTCACTCGCTCCTCCAAGCTGCAACACCGCCTGCCTGGCGGACGGCCTTGTTCCCTCAAGGTTCAGACGAGAAAATCCTTGGGCGCGACGCGATGAACGGCTTCACGGCACCATTTGGTGGTGcgccgccagcctcgccTTGGCAGGAACATCACACGCCTGATGGCCGAGCTTACTTCTACAATTCTGCCACCAAAGTCACGCAATGGACCAAGCCCGAGGAGATGATGACTCCGACCGAGGTCAGCCTTACCTCACCCTCTGCTTGTTGACTGACTGTCCTTTCGCTTTCCCAACCAACATGCTAATTCCTCTCAGCGCGCCCTGGCCGACCAACCGTGGAAGGAATAcaccgccgagggcggcaagaAGTATTGGTACAACACCGAGACGAAACAGAGCTCTTGGGAGATGCCAGACGCCTACAGGAATGCCCTCGGCTCCCAGGAATCTCGAGGCTCCTTcgccgcgccgccctcgtACGGCCAGGGTCAGAACCAGAGTCAGAGCCAACCCCATGGCCAGAGCCACCACCGTCAGGGCTACCGCGATAGAGGTGCCCGTGAGCCGCGCGATTCTCTGCCTGACAGTCGCCAGCTGGCTCGGGCTTTTGTTCCCGCTACCGACAGCGGCCCTGAATACGCGACCAAGGCGGAGGCTGCGGCGGCCTTCACCAAGGCGCTCAAACGCAGTGGAGTGCAGCCGGACTGGACTTGGGAGCAAGCTCttgtcgccatcgccaaagACCCTCTATTTCGAGCCCTCAAGTCGCCAGCGGCAAGGAAAGTGGCCTTTGCCAAGTTTTGCGAGGATGCCATCGCCCAGGAACAGGAACGCGCCAAGGACAGACTCGCAAAGCTGAGGGCCGACTTTGAGACCATGCTCAAGCGTCACCCCGATATTACCCATTCATCTCGATGGAAGTCTGCTCGTCCCATGATTGAGGGCGAAACTATCTTTCGctccaccgacgacgagaatgaGCGCCACCAGTTGTTTTATGAGTACGTTGCACAACTGAAAGAGGCACACATAGCGCGTCAGAAAACAGAGCGAGCCGCCGCTCTGGATGGACTGACCGAGTTGTTGTCGAAGCTCGGCATCACGGCCTACACTCGATGGTCCGAGGGCCAAGAGATGGTTTCTGCCGCAACCCACGGCCATGCCAAATATCAGGCACTCACCATGTTTGACACCTTGACCCGATTCCAGGATCATATCAAGTCGCTGGAACGTGACCTGAACGAGAAGAAGCAAATGGACAAGAAATCAAAGTACCGTCGGGACCGCCAGCACAGAGATGCATTCAAGGCTCTCCTCGCAGATTACCGACGGGATGGCCGTATCAAAGCTGGCACAACCTGGAAGAGCATTTGCCGCTCTTTCGAGAATGACGATCGCTACCGGAACATGCTGGGCCAGGCCGGCTCAACTCCATTGGAGCTTTTCTGGGATGTTCTCGCGGAGGAAGAGCGCGCACTTCGAGGACCGCGAAACGACGTGCTTGATGTTCTCGAAGTGAGTACTTTATGCGACGCACCCTCTCCGTTTTCTGTTGAAGATCACATGTTCTAACTCTTATCAAGGACAAAAAGTTTGCCATTGCCGCCAACACGACCCTCGACGAGTTCATGTCGGTGATGAAGGATGACCGTCGCACTGCTCGAATCGATCCGTCTACTCTGCAACTCATTTTTGAACGAGTAAGACTTATCCCATTACTTTTCCCATCCCATCAAATAGTATTCTAACTGTCTTACAGCTCCGCGAGAAAAGAGCAGCCAAGCGGGAGGACGAG encodes:
- a CDS encoding pre-mRNA-processing protein prp40, giving the protein MYRGYAHVLRACKYGVLQVLKDCYGRQVTKYTYSQLLFRSLVTQSIFFSSSTSPSHHLPHLPTSLRFHSLLQAATPPAWRTALFPQGSDEKILGRDAMNGFTAPFGGAPPASPWQEHHTPDGRAYFYNSATKVTQWTKPEEMMTPTERALADQPWKEYTAEGGKKYWYNTETKQSSWEMPDAYRNALGSQESRGSFAAPPSYGQGQNQSQSQPHGQSHHRQGYRDRGAREPRDSLPDSRQLARAFVPATDSGPEYATKAEAAAAFTKALKRSGVQPDWTWEQALVAIAKDPLFRALKSPAARKVAFAKFCEDAIAQEQERAKDRLAKLRADFETMLKRHPDITHSSRWKSARPMIEGETIFRSTDDENERHQLFYEYVAQLKEAHIARQKTERAAALDGLTELLSKLGITAYTRWSEGQEMVSAATHGHAKYQALTMFDTLTRFQDHIKSLERDLNEKKQMDKKSKYRRDRQHRDAFKALLADYRRDGRIKAGTTWKSICRSFENDDRYRNMLGQAGSTPLELFWDVLAEEERALRGPRNDVLDVLEDKKFAIAANTTLDEFMSVMKDDRRTARIDPSTLQLIFERLREKRAAKREDERHSERRQQRHAVDALRLFMKRLDPPIMLGDTYEQALPRLAKSSEFRAVASDEAARHAFDRHMHRLREKADDGHEHRAHRRNSHASERDLPRRTRDRSRGERSHRQRRSSRRSRSPELDPYEADRRRAVAERERNHRKSTMAESVLSSDRGRLSPPPRPDRDYERHGHSRRSEEGHHARDRREREDERERPYRRSVDTRSIDELNYGDERPAGSTSSRRRRPDDEGHSRRDSRDSKRLKTEKAQEPAPQRDVPQRNKTTLAAPKATQDARSGSEEGEIEE
- a CDS encoding Homeodomain-like protein; the protein is MSAWHLVPSTRLLDDLLRCRTPSSCSVAARPPPPPTTTHFLLPTPTHTTLTHHTPRSPHTTTRCRRLAALAQTSTAGPPPSPPPKSLRHGSLRASGRGHVMLRFPSVTPAADASARIGQLPAMMGPGPHCVDGTRHRRVRNGNDDDGTDDGTNDDCQFTHCHPEIMGSFAQTQWPAWAYAGLEDPFSPFQQPQPQPPPQQYSAYPPYLAESIDGYQAHPNRPLVHHQLSRTTESKPRLSKEEVEVLEAEFQKNHKPSSSTKKALAESMRVDNARINNWFQNRRAREKKENNIREYEAKQRLEKEKAEADPACRTDDARQRDLVASSAPFPEPRSAVKVEAEAALSPSVVASPLSSVQDTASDGSPLPVHLPAVHGSFSSSDASSTVDSDHDNDVSSASLDLSEPADYLLRTHTDCVGASVRPEELKSPEELYSSYRSFMEEAFSSSAPAPHQSPLADEAAPKSPPPHPQSSDIAARRNRRPPPLAIAGGRSYSSYMPRTRTATDFDRKLDRASPMRRVASATGASVRVKKTISTPRSPHFDAAFTARDSPSTVGTAATGAPPTPDTPINFHQSALVDEAVPFSIDAKYMAAEMALQDPTLRTPPTTPGFMDGLFHMGSAYGMPISEETLIAPRVGDLPAATFHPSPMADGVQAFVGDAPCQTPSSLLPVQMGSSYFNFLGNTGYDWSEASVSTGSSPVSQSRHGDGYMVVAAARFDALE